Sequence from the Arvicola amphibius chromosome 3, mArvAmp1.2, whole genome shotgun sequence genome:
aaattacatataagaaaacagttaacaaacaagaattacaattacagtatttatatctattttagcttttattataactaagaaaaactatattattactatctattcttcaactccattaaagagtCTAGGAAGATATAGTATTAACTAAGTAAATTGAACTAAGGAAATTGAAGGTAAAATGTATCTTTACAAAAATTATCAAATTCTCCTAGCAAATGAGTAATAATTCTTGcaattacaataaaatagaaCAGCAATTCAAACTATGTATTTGTGGATAACTTTTATCTAATAAATTATCCTCACATTAGTTCTGAAacatgaatttctttctttaaaatattttcttcaaggcAACACTAACATCCTTATTTCTCAGGCTGTAGATTAATGGGTTCAGCATGGGAACCACAGTAGTATAAAACACAGATGACACTTTCCCTTGGTTCATTGAATTCTCTGAAGATGGCTGTAAGTACATGAATGCAGCAGAACCAtagaaaacagcaacagcagagatgtgggagctgcaggtgctgaaggcttTGGACCTGCCTTCTGTGGATTTAATCCTGAGGATGCTGGCAATAATGGAGATGTAAGAAGTAATAACGGTGAGACTTGGGACACAGATATTAAATGTACCAAAAACTAGAACCAATAATTCACTGATATAGGTATTAGAGCATGCAAGCTTCAAGAGGGGAGGAAGATCACAGAAATAGTGGTTGATCACACCTGATTCATGGAACCGAATCTCTGTCGTGAAGCTTGTGAGAACTGATGCATTGACAACACCAAAAATATATACTCCTGTAATCAGGGAACTGTAAATCTTATAGGACATTGTTACACTGTAAAGCAAGGGCctacagatggccacatagcggtcatatgcCATTGCAGCTAATGTGTAACACTCTGCGAAGccaaaaatcataaagaaatagagctgAATCATGCATCCAGGGTAGGAGATAAGGTTCTTCTCTGTCACAAAGCTCACCAGCATTTTAGGGGTAACAACAGTGGACTGACAGAAGTCAATGAAGGACAGACTGCTGAGGAAATAGTACATGGGGTTGTGCAGGTGGGAACTGAGAACAATCAGTGTGATCATGCCCAGATTTCCTGCTACAGTGACCACATAGAtcccagagaagaggaggaagaggggcatcTGGAGTTCTGGTTTCTCTGAGAGACCAGTCAAAAAGAACTCAGTCACTGTGCAATGgtttcctgctgccatgttcttCATCAAGATGCTATAGGAGTAAAAGAGTTGCTtaagtctttaatcctagcactagggagacagaagcaatcaagcgtctataaattcaaggctaggACATTCATTAGAACAATTGTAGGAGAGGCAAGCCTGCACAAAGAAATGTTGTCCCAAATAACATATTcatacttatgtgtgtgtgcatgcatgtgtgtatgaatgtgtatatttatttttattattaattttaaacttaCCTTACCAAAATTAAGAATAGTGTTCATATAAAGTATTATCAAAATTTCAAGCCTGGATAATTTTTGTGGTATCAAATCAATGTATATAAACCGATATTTACAGTGGGTATCATGAGGAAAAGTGACAGACAAATTTCCTTAAAACCTGTAAATTATTATCCAAAATCTAATTTCGTCAGAGGACTTATAGAGTTCGTTTTTCAAAAATTTCCCACTGCTTTCTAATTCTTAAGATGCATAAAGTCTTTAAATATCcaaatgtgaaaattaaatgacaaCTAGAACAACCACTACATGAGGCACTAGATGCATGGTGCTCCTGAGATTATGTACTGGATGTACAATACTCCTAGGATTATGTACTAGATGCATGGTGCTCCTGAGATTATGTACTGGATGCACAATACTCCTAGGATTATGTACTAGATGCATGGTGCTCCTAGGATTATGTACTAGATACATGGTCCATTGAAAATATTTCATGTGTTGTTCATCATTCCATAGATGTTATAAATTGacaagttttgtgttttttgtaaGGTTTTCTTATCTTGAAATGTGTCATGTTATcatcatatttattaaatatgatcTGAAATTATAAAGTAAAGCATTGCAGGAATTATTTactaaataattttctaaatgttttatttgtttatccagAAATTCTTATAATATGTTTAGATCATTGAAATCATCAAAGATCCAGTCCCTTTTATGACTTCTTTCACCCATAATGCCCAGTTTGTCCTGCCCAGTGTTGTTAGAAATGTGTTGTTCCACAGGTGTATGGTTGACTTACTAGGGGCAacatttttcaagaaaatgtgTCTCCCTCTATGAGAAGCCATCAATTGACAGTGACTTCTCAGCTAGAGGAGGAACTTCACACCCACCTCCCAACTTAATGAAGAGATTTGGTCTGTATTGAGCTTGCACAGATTTTGGTATGTTATGGCAGCACTATGCCATACATGCACTTATCTTATTGTGTCTGGAGGACATTGTTCCTTTATATTCATCCATCATCTTAGGTTAATTGATTCCCTCTTTTCGAGTTGTTAGTCAGAATGGTACCACCAACACCTAAGAAAAGACACAGATGCTTCTCAATGAATTGGTTACACTCTAGAGCACAATGGAAAAACCTTGGTGCTGAAGGAACCCTGCACTTGGTAACAGAGAATATAGATATCAGGATGTTACTGGCCTGGAAGTTTCATTCCTAAATACTAGCTTTCATAATGCTGGAAGCTACTTTGGACACTACTGAAGAGGAAAAACACTCAACAATCCCAACCAGCTGAGAACCCTGTGAGCTATAATAACTTCTGACAGACAGAATTCTCATTGTCACAATGGTAACATGAATGTCATGGGAGTATTGAACCATTTTCTGTTCCATAAGATGAAACCCACCCTTGACACTGTTAAGTGTGTCAGATTTCACAAACTGACAGTAGTAAATTTGGAAGTAGAATTTGTAGAATTTGGAAGCTTTCCAATTTCATTAATCAAAAATTATCTTACATAGCTATGCTGATATTACAagttatatttttgtattttgttatgtaaaattattttttctttctgtttctttaatataatttcttcttttcaaagttTTCGAAAATATAAGTAAAGCTTGTTAAACACAATACTGCCCCCAAATAACACACTGCCTATTTTTCAGCCTTGCATGCCTGTATTTtgggtgtttattttttaaattatgttgttTAGATATTACATAGTCACAATGTTTTTGGATGCTGTTCTAATACATATTGAGCAAAGAACAGTAGTGTCTGCACTAAAAATtctagtcatttttttcttactttaattTTTCCAACTTGAATCACCCCATGTCTGACTAAGTATTGTTGTATTTTCTATTTGTTGTTACACTGTTTTAAGAAGCTttgtctggccgggcggtggtggcgcacgcctttaatcccagcacttgggaggcagaggcagaaggatctctgtgagttcgaggccagcctggtctacaagagctagttccaggacaggctccaaagccacagagaaactctgtctcgaaaccccccccctcccaaaaaaagaaGCTTTGTCTGATATTGGCACATCACCAAAAGCTTTACATTTGCTAGTCTTCATAGGTCAAATTAAACTTCTGTTTAAGTATATGTATCCTAATAGGAAAATTTCAAttgaatttttaatgaaaaagagaaatacaaatggcaTTAAATATATGAACATGTTAACACCAAATATCtagaagtaaatataataaatacacaaGCAATTCTCACATACTGGATCTTTTAAACATTCCTGAGAGATcttgaagaaaattttaataaagtagAACTCCATAGAAatgttttttaacatttaatatgGTAATGAAATCAATTCTCACAGACATGTGAAGAAGTTagtaaccttttttcttttttttctcattttttaattaaaaatttccatctcctccccttctcagtGGAGTTCACATATAAAATTTACTCTAGGTAATCTTTTGGTGTATTAAATGCTAACCGTTTAAGTCATCACAGTGGTGTAGCAAGTGTATTTACTATGTGAGTTATCTTGCCTGTCTCTAAGTGTCTTAATATCTAAGGGAGTAACGTATGTAGTAGCTTTTCAATCAGATGTGAAACACATATGAAGATGAGgcatgtaattttttattttctaatgctgTTATCTATCAAACTTATCTAAGATGATTACCTCATTAATATTAATGCACCAATGGAAAATACAAACATGTTGATGAGCATAAGCAAAACTTATTGCATTTTCTATTTATAGACTTAGCCTCATTCCgaagagaaaacagaatctcTGCAGAAGAGCTCCAATTTAATTTTTAGCTCTTCTCAAGCTCATCTTCACAACAGTAAAtaatttgttcctattgtatttCTAGAATTATTGATTATGAATATTATACAACTGTCTACATTCTTTACTAAGTTACATTAAACACATCAGTGCCATAACCTCCTCTCTCATTATTGTATTTGGAAATTGTATTATATTGTAGATAGACTAGTAGCTTAAACAAACATTATTATGCTCACAAAAGTTTTCTTTATCTCTTAAAATTCACTGAGTTCTTAATGCTATGCTAAACATCTTCAATATAAATCTCTTGGAGTAGTATGTAAAGATTTAAActgcctaaaaaaataaaaatgaaactttaaagaataaaaaatacaaacatttgtaaatattatatatatataaatataaatctctTTAGATagcatttttattctaaaaaataagaacgaaattctaaaaagaataatggaatcaaaatatttttgtatttgtgagCCATTAGATTAAGTGAAATGAATGTAATGCTGTGCTTCAAAGTCAGAGTCTGACATCTTCCCTCCATCTTATTGCAGCAGTAAAGGGTAAGTGACATCCACGCT
This genomic interval carries:
- the LOC119809969 gene encoding olfactory receptor 1537-like, translating into MKNMAAGNHCTVTEFFLTGLSEKPELQMPLFLLFSGIYVVTVAGNLGMITLIVLSSHLHNPMYYFLSSLSFIDFCQSTVVTPKMLVSFVTEKNLISYPGCMIQLYFFMIFGFAECYTLAAMAYDRYVAICRPLLYSVTMSYKIYSSLITGVYIFGVVNASVLTSFTTEIRFHESGVINHYFCDLPPLLKLACSNTYISELLVLVFGTFNICVPSLTVITSYISIIASILRIKSTEGRSKAFSTCSSHISAVAVFYGSAAFMYLQPSSENSMNQGKVSSVFYTTVVPMLNPLIYSLRNKDVSVALKKIF